In Triticum aestivum cultivar Chinese Spring chromosome 5B, IWGSC CS RefSeq v2.1, whole genome shotgun sequence, the following proteins share a genomic window:
- the LOC123117314 gene encoding uncharacterized protein, which produces MSVVVLDGSTVRSFVADEAAFARSVDARFAALDANGDGVLSRAELRRALESFRLLDGAGFGSAEPAPLPGEVAALYDAVFEQFDADHSGAVDRAEFRGEMRRIMLAVADGLGCQPLQVAVDDEGGSFLLEAAEHEAAMIAARVQEERDKAAAEEAADGK; this is translated from the coding sequence ATGAGCGTGGTAGTCCTGGACGGATCCACGGTGCGGTCCTTCGTGGCGGACGAGGCGGCCTTCGCGCGCAGCGTGGACGCGCGCTTCGCCGCGCTCGACGCCAACGGCGACGGCGTGCTCTCCCGCGCCGAGCTCCGCCGCGCGCTCGAGTCCTTCCGCCTCCTTGACGGCGCCGGCTTTGGCTCCGCCGAGCCGGCCCCGCTTCCCGGCGAGGTGGCCGCGCTCTACGACGCCGTCTTCGAGCAGTTCGACGCCGACCACAGCGGCGCCGTCGACCGCGCCGAGTTCCGCGGCGAGATGCGCCGCATCAtgctcgccgtcgccgacggcctCGGCTGCCAGCCGCTGCAGGTCGCCGTGGACGACGAGGGCGGCAGCTTCCTGCTCGAGGCCGCGGAGCACGAGGCCGCCATGATTGCCGCCAGGGTCCAGGAAGAACGCGACAAGGCCGCGGCCGAGGAGGCAGCCGACGGCAAGTGA